AATGCCTTTGCTAGTGCTAGTCTTTCTCTTATTTGCATTTCATTAATTTTGTTTATTGTTGCTTGTAGCTGAATTTCATCAACATTATTAATTTGTGAGTTTAGTCTTAATAAATAGATGAAGATTACAATCTCTTGTGATCGTTGTTTAAACAACTCGTCATACTCCTCAAACTTCTTTGGCGGTTTTATTTCAGTAAGCTGAATAATCTTATCATTTAAGTCCGTCTGAAGTTCTAATAGTTTAGCTTGATAACTACTTGAGGTATAGATTGTATCAGGAGTTGGCAGTGCCTGGTTCAGCGCTTTGTAGAATGGTTCATCAAACTGATTTGTCATTTCTAGGTAACTAACAATTTTAGAATGTTGGCTCACTGTTAACCCATTATACGCTGTCTGGAATAGTCCAGATAAAGGGTACAGTAAAAATAAAAATAGTAGGATAGCAGAGCCATAACCAACATTCTTTAATTTTTTTCTCTTCCTAATAGTACTGTATATGTGATCATCAGCATCATATCCATCTTTTTTTAACTGTTCCATTTCTTTTCTAAAGTTTTTCTGTGTTTTAGTAAGTGACGCCATCTCTAAGCCTCCATACATGAACAATAGGTATATTATACCGATTTATCAATAGAAGAATCTAAATCTTTTATTACGTTAGGCTTACTCTGCTTTCATTGTATATTCAATAAATCTCTGTCTTCTCTCGTCTAAGCTTTCTGGAAAATAATTTAGTAGAATTGTTGTGTCTAAAAAAGGCGGGGGATCAATATCTGAATTTGTATAGTAGTACATGCTGCTGTAAGGATAGAGCTCTGGAGACGTCACCATTTTTGCTTTCAACGGATTTTGGTGTATGTATCTGCTGACTTCCAGCATACCTAATGGATCAGAAATGATATCTGAAAAAAAACGTTTTTCAAATACGTGCCCGGTTAACCCGTATTTGGTATTAAAATAATTTGCATAACGTTTATTGAGTAAGGACATGATTTTTGAGATAGATTCTTCTGTGGAGCGGACCTGTAAGTGAAAGTGGTTAGTCATTAAACAGTAGGATACAAGTTGTAGGGGATATTTTTCATATATTTCTGTGAGGATATAAAAAAACTCATGAAAATCATTTTCTTCATAAAAAAGTGGATCACGCCGGTTACCTCGACAAACCACATGGAAAAAATAATCTGGAAGCCAAATACGCTTTGCTCTACCCATCGTAACTACCACCTAACTTCCGTAATACAAGCATTTTCTGGATAGAAATTCTATTTACTTTTGCAAACAACAAATACACCTCCTAGTGAAATGAAATATTGATAGGGTTAACAAACAGTAATAAATAAAAGGTAAATTATAGAAAATGAAGGCTGAGGAAATAAGAAGAATAAGCGGGAATAGATATCTTGCTACTATTATAAGAATATAAGTTATAGGCTGTCAAACACTAATATCACCGACAAATTTCGAGTAATTTCGGGTAGTGACAGGCACCAAAACAAGGTAGCCTTAACGGCTACCTTTAGTACTTACTATTCGACATATTACGGGTGGTGACAGGCACCATTATTTCCTCACCGTTATGCTTTGGTCGTCGCTTTTATAGTCAACCTTTGCCTTTAATTGCTCAGATATGAAACGCAATGGAACGAAAGTGCGGCCATTCTTTATTTCTGGAGCCGCCTCTATCTTAGTTGCTACACCATTTACAGATACAGTCGTGCTTCCTGGAGTTAATACGATTGTTTTTCCCTCTGTATAAACAGTGATCTTATTCGTTTTCTTATCCCAACGAACGTTGGTCCCAAGATTTTCACTCACAAAACGAAGTGGCACTAACGTTCGGCCGTTTTTTAGATACGAAGGGTCCGATAGTAGACTAGCATTTCCATTTGCGATGACTTTGGAATTATTTACAAACATGACTATCTTGTTCTCATAATTTGATATCTTTGAGTATTCAACATAAACCCCTTTTGCTCTTAAGGATTAAATGGTTGCTACAGCTTCTTTTCCGGTTAGATGGTTGTCACGAATTTCCACTCTTGTTAAGCTCGCTATAGATGTTAGTGCACTTATATCAAATAGGTGGTTGTGTCTTAAGTCTAAGTTCTGTAGCTGCTGTAAAGTCTTTAATGGTGCAGTCGTATAAATTTGGTTTTTTGAAAGATTTA
This portion of the Anaerobacillus alkaliphilus genome encodes:
- a CDS encoding transposase, translating into MGRAKRIWLPDYFFHVVCRGNRRDPLFYEENDFHEFFYILTEIYEKYPLQLVSYCLMTNHFHLQVRSTEESISKIMSLLNKRYANYFNTKYGLTGHVFEKRFFSDIISDPLGMLEVSRYIHQNPLKAKMVTSPELYPYSSMYYYTNSDIDPPPFLDTTILLNYFPESLDERRQRFIEYTMKAE
- a CDS encoding copper amine oxidase N-terminal domain-containing protein; translation: MSNYENKIVMFVNNSKVIANGNASLLSDPSYLKNGRTLVPLRFVSENLGTNVRWDKKTNKITVYTEGKTIVLTPGSTTVSVNGVATKIEAAPEIKNGRTFVPLRFISEQLKAKVDYKSDDQSITVRK